The DNA region GGGAGAATACTATCCCTGTTCACACATACAATATCACGATCATCACTCGCCCTGTGGGGCGAAAACTAAGGATTCGGGCAACGGAGCGACCGACCCGACATACGAAAATCCACGGTTTGGTTAAATATGGGCGCACTGCCAGACGGCGGTTGCGGTTAGGGATGCAGAGCAGGGATCAGAGGATTCTCTCATAAACACCCTGGAGGGTGCAAATGAACATTGATCCCAATGCAACAAAATACATGGTAAAAGCGAAGATTACAGCCGATGGAGTCATTGACAGACCGGATGTAGTCGGTGCAATCTTTGGACAGACTGAAGGACTCCTTGGAGATGAACTGGACCTCAGAGACCTGCAGAAATCCGGAAGGATCGGAAGAATCGAGGTGGAGACCGTTACCAAAGGCGGAAAATCCGAGGGAATAATCTACATGTCATCCAGTCTCGACCAGGTCGAGACAGTAATTCTGGCATCCGCTCTTGAGACTGTTGACCGCGTCGGACCCTGCAAGGCATCCGTACACGTTCTCGGAATCGAGGATGTCCGTGTAACAAAGAGAGAGAAGGTTGTTGAACGTGCAAAAGAGCTGCTCAATGAACTCATGAAACAGTCCGAAGGCTCAAGCACGAACCTCATGAACAGCGTGAAGCAGAGCGTTCAGGTAGAGGAGATCACCACCTACGGACCTGACAGATGTCCCGCCGGACCCAATGTCAAGGATTCCGAGGCGATCATCATCGTCGAAGGAAGGTCAGATGTTCTGAACCTTCTGAAGGCAGGAATCAAGAATGCTATCGCAGTAGAGGGTACCAACATCCCCAAGACTGTCCAGGAACTCTCCAAAGAGAGGGTCGTTACGGCGTTCACCGACGGTGACAGAGGAGGAGAGCTCATCCTCAGGGAGCTCTTCCAGGTTGCAGAGGTCGATTTCGTCGCCCGTGCCCCGCGTGCACACGAGGTCGAGGAATTATCCTCTAAGCAGATTGTCAAGTGTCTTCGCAACAAGGTCCCCGGAGACCAGTACATGGAGATGAACAACCTCAGCTTTGAAGAAAAGTCATTCGAAGAACTCGATAATTTCGAGCCTGAGGGA from Thermoplasmata archaeon includes:
- a CDS encoding DNA primase: MNIDPNATKYMVKAKITADGVIDRPDVVGAIFGQTEGLLGDELDLRDLQKSGRIGRIEVETVTKGGKSEGIIYMSSSLDQVETVILASALETVDRVGPCKASVHVLGIEDVRVTKREKVVERAKELLNELMKQSEGSSTNLMNSVKQSVQVEEITTYGPDRCPAGPNVKDSEAIIIVEGRSDVLNLLKAGIKNAIAVEGTNIPKTVQELSKERVVTAFTDGDRGGELILRELFQVAEVDFVARAPRAHEVEELSSKQIVKCLRNKVPGDQYMEMNNLSFEEKSFEELDNFEPEGDYRRDRKDRHDREDRRDRRDRKDRHDREDRREERRDRDEHRKERFNNEALDKYRKKREERQEREEKEEREMETFLDRDEPEIEAQETPIEQPEEEHEVPAEEERPRKSTKRKKDAEERPRKSTKRKKDEESAEEPVTDASEDFEASAEPKEEEAEAVEKPKEAKKARSLRGKKLITDKVLTPEQEAFRDMLLGLSTTHNATVLDADNNVIRQVAVKSLVNSLKEDGDDVAAIVFDGVISQRIIDVSSEKGIKTVVGTRKGNISKMPTDVTILTKEDLV